A genomic segment from Montipora foliosa isolate CH-2021 chromosome 9, ASM3666993v2, whole genome shotgun sequence encodes:
- the LOC137970734 gene encoding tetratricopeptide repeat protein 28-like produces the protein MVDKKLDLLEQHMQELSVARKEGDRQGKGLAYFNLGRYYQGTADFNQAITNYREALAIFKEVGFRAGEEAAYGNLGNAYDSLGNFKQALEYHHQHLSIAKEVGDRAGEGRAYGNLGNAYDSLGNFKQAIEYHHQDLSIAKEVGDRAGEGGAYGNLGNAYQSLGNFKQAIEYHHQRLSIAKEVGDRAGEERTYGNLGNAYNSLGNFKQAIEYHHQLLSIAKEVGDRAGEGGAYGNLGNAYQSLGNFKQAIEYHHQDLSIAKEVGNRAGEGEAYGNLGNAHRSLGNFKQAIEYHHQHLSIVKEVGDRATEGAAYGNLGNAYQSLGNFKQAIEYHHQRLSIAKEVGDRAGEGAAYGNLGNAYQSLGNFKQAIEYHYQDLSICQETEDPIGLAIACYRIGHVHEFFGSLSKALNYCRLSIYYFDEVRRLLQSKDAWKISFRDTKGFAYTALWTALLKNGEVDEALYAAEQGRAQALADILKMQYSVDEKPMVKVTISLVMEDLPSQTVFTALEGNTISFWLLRDDIRINFRQKKIENGTAKSLMKSTLKQINAGVVLRCENRSLERQGSDFSSSRESVEETFQSSSFSVHSLQPLYDVLISPIADLIQGDDLVFVPDGHFCLAPFSAMSDSVRIRVIPSLTALKLITMAPDNFQSKNEVLLVGDPCLSEVTYGTGEPMYGQLPCAKKEVDIIGELLQTLPLTGKNATKAEVLRRMKSVTLIHIAAHGDDRSGEIALAPNPERKSKIPEEEDYMLSLSDVQAVHLQARLVVLSCCHSGRGEVKSEGIVGIARAFLCAGARSVLVSLWAIDDEATFLFMKSFYQHLADRKSASTALHHAMKSLQETKNYSAIKYWAPFVLIGDDVTFEFGQLEHKKNETMSKT, from the exons ATGGTGGATAAAAAGTTGGACCTTTTGGAGCAGCATATGCAAGAGCTTAGCGTTGCAAGAAAGGAGGGAGACAGACAAGGCAAGGGtttggcttatttcaatctTGGTAGATACTATCAGGGCACAGCTGACTTTAATCAGGCCATAACAAATTACAGAGaagcattagccatttttaaggaagtgggtttcagggccggagaagaagcggcctatggaaatcttggcaacgcttatgacagtcttggtaatttcaagcaagccctagagtatcaccatcaacatcttagtattgcaaaagaggtaggggacagggccggagaaggaagagcctatggaaatctcggcaacgcttatgacagtcttggtaatttcaagcaagccatagagtatcaccatcaagatcttagcattgcaaaagaggtaggggacagggccggagaaggaggggcctatggaaatctcggcaacgcttatcaaagtcttggtaatttcaagcaagccatagagtatcaccatcaacgtcttagtattgcaaaagaggtaggggacagggccggagaagaaAGAAcatatggaaatctcggcaacgcttataacagtcttggtaatttcaagcaagccatagagtatcaccatcaacttcttagtattgcaaaagaggtaggggacagggccggagaaggaggggcctatggaaatctcggcaacgcttatcaaagtcttggtaatttcaagcaagccatagagtatcaccatcaagatcttagtattgcgaaagaggtagggaacagggccggagaaggagaggcctatggaaatctcggcaacgctcatcgaagtcttggtaatttcaagcaagccatagagtatcaccatcaacatcttagtattgtaaaagaggtaggggacagggccacagaaggagcggcctatggaaatctcggcaacgcttatcaaagtcttggtaatttcaagcaagccatagagtatcaccatcaacgtcttagtattgcaaaagaggtaggggacagggccggagaaggagcggcctatggaaatctcggcaacgcttatcaaagtcttggtaatttcaagcaagccatagagtaccactatcaagatcttagtatttgCCAGGAAACAGAGGACCCAATAGGGCTGGCAATCGCATGTTATCGTATTGGTCATGTTCATGAATTTTTTGGCTCCTTGAGCAAAGCTCTTAATTACTGTCGTCTAagcatttattattttgatgaagttaggcgtcttcttcagtcaaaggatgcatggaaaataagctttcgtgacaCAAAGGGGTTTGCGTACACCGCTCTGTGGACAGCactcttgaagaatggagaggttgatgaagctttgtatgctgctgagcaaggacgagcacaggctttggcagacattttaaagatgcaataCAGCGTTGATGAGAAACCTATGGTGAAGGTAACTATCTCTTTGGTTATGGAagatctaccttcacaaactgttttcacagcacttgaagGGAACACGATCAGCTTCTGGTTGCTAAGAGATGATATCAGgataaattttagacaaaagaaaatcgaaaatggaaCTGCCAAGTCTCTGATGAAAAGTACGCTAAAACAGATCAATGCAGGGGTTGTTTTgcgatgcgagaatcgttcaCTTGAAAGACAAGGCAGCGACTTCTCGAGCAGTAGGGAAAGtgttgaagaaacttttcagtCTTCGAGCTTCTCTGTGCACTCTTTGCAGcccttgtatgatgtcttaaTCAGTCCTATAGCAGACTTGATCCAGGGCGATGACTTAgtgtttgttcctgatggacacttttgcctggctcctttttctgcaatgagtgactctgtcaggatccgtgtaattccctcgctgactgctttaaaattgatcactaTGGCACCTGATAACTTCCAAAGTAAGAATGAAGTGCTGCTTGTAGGCGATCCGTGCTTGAGCGAAGTCACTTACGGCACTGGTGAACCCATGTATGGACAGCTGCCGTGTGCGAAAAAAGAGGTGGATATAattggagaacttctgcagaccctgcctcttacaggaaaaaatgcaaccaaagctgaggtgctgagaAGAATGAAGTCAGTTACCTTAATCCATATTGCTGCACATGGGGATGACAGatctggagaaattgctttggccccaaatcccgAACGCAAATCCAAGATCCCCgaagaggaagattacatgttatcattgagcgatgttcaagcagttcaccttcaggcaagactggttgtgcttagttgctgtcatagtggccggggagaggtaaaatctgagggtattgtgggaatagccagggctttcctgtgtgctggtgcccggtctgtactggtgtcactctgggcaatcgacGACGAGGCGACCTTCTTGTTCATGAAGAGTTTTtaccaacacttggcagatagaaaaagtgcaagtacagctcttcaccatgctatgaaatctcttcaggagacaaagaattattcggccataaaatactgggcgccatttgtgctaatcggcgatgatgtcacctttgaGTTTGGGCAGCTCGAACACaaaaagaatg aaacGATGTCCAAAACGTGA